Proteins encoded in a region of the Salvelinus sp. IW2-2015 linkage group LG27, ASM291031v2, whole genome shotgun sequence genome:
- the cidea gene encoding lipid transferase CIDEA, translated as MASLSIHSSVDYAKSLLPDSWVRSVSTIQTKISRRILPPPQPRPFRLCTQSRRQRKGVMAASLDDLLDQTASAFLLTCQFLILVLEEDGTMVDSEAFFQSLPANTPVMVLQKGEMWTRVLPSASQPKRNGIGKLSLDLYKLNPKDFIGCLTIKATLYEIYTLSYDIQCTRAKGILKSLLRCLTYVARVAGQLLLCGSSHILQYFGDDDY; from the exons ATGGCTTCACTGTCTATCCATTCCAGTGTGGATTATGCTAAAAGCCTTCTCCCGGACTCTTGGGTGAG GTCAGTGTCAACTATCCAAACAAAAATCTCACGCCGGATCCTTCCCCCACCCCAGCCCCGCCCCTTCAGGCTCTGTACCCAGAGCCGAAGGCAGAGGAAAGGGGTAATGGCCGCCTCCCTGGATGACCTCCTAGACCAG ACAGCAAGTGCCTTCCTGTTGACATGCCAGTTCCTCATCCTGGTGCTAGAGGAAGATGGGACAATGGTGGACTCTGAGGCcttcttccagtccctgcctgcCAATACTCCAGTCATGGTCctgcagaagggagagatgtggACTCGG GTCCTCCCAAGTGCCAGCCAGCCCAAGAGAAATGGAATCGGTAAATTGAGTCTTGACCTGTACAAGTTGAACCCCAAGGACTTCATCGGTTGTCTAACCATCAAAGCGACTCTTTATGAAATCTACACACTGTCATACGACATTCAATGCACCAGGGCCAAGGGTATCTTGAA ATCTCTTCTGCGTTGTCTGACGTATGTGGCGAGAGTGGCGGGGCAGCTGCTTCTTTGTGGTTCCTCACACATACTGCAGTACTTTGGGGATGATGACTACTAG